The sequence TTGCTCCTTCTGATAGATACCCAAATTTAGTAAGGAATTTGCCagtgagaaaagaaaagcgaAAAAATTCTGCAGAAATGGGTGCTTTGGATCATCTCTCAAACATCTTCGACTGCTCCAGTGGCCATTCCAAGCTCAAGAAACGCAAACAGCTTCAGGTTCTTACCCTGCCCCAAAACACACTCAACTCAACTGTGTGTTTTTGCGTGTTCCTGTTTAGTAGTAAAACACACATAGTTACTCTCTTCTCTAGTATACGTCCCATATATCTTTGGTCAGTCGTTTCTAGTTACTCTCTTCTCTAGTATACGTCCCATATATCTTTGGTCAGTCGTTTCTTTTCCGTTTCGTATGTACGTACTTATTTGTGTGCTTTTGGTCATTGatagtgtgtgtttgtgttgtTTCCATACGAAAGTTAGGGAGAAGAAGATCTGGGTTCAGATCTGGTAAAAGACGTCGCTGGTTGTTTTTACTGTGTAATTATTTGGTGTTGGTTTCATTTATTGTTTGTTGGAAGTAAATGTCACAGCTTACATTGAATTGGACCTCGCACCTCACAACCCACCGCATGATGCGGTGGAGATTgcaattattaaaatcttgCTGGAGCATAGTGAATTTTTCGAGAAGATTCTTATgctgattttgaaaatatcaaacGACGTGAATTATAGCCGTCAAGACGTATTAGGACAATGTCATGATCTCATCTATTGCTTTCTTGTGTAAAAATCTTTACTTATCACACATACTGACTCTGCGACTTCTCTATTTTCCCTCACCAGACTGTGGAGATTAAAATCAAGATAGACTGTGAAGGATGCGAGAGGAAGGTGCGAAGATCTGTTGAAGGAATGAAAGGGGTTACCTCTGTGGATGTGTCAGCGAAGCAGAATAAGCTCACCGTTACTGGTTATGTTGATCCAGAGAAGGTGGTGGCTCGGGTGGCTCACCGCACCGGCAAGAAGGCCGAGCTCTGGCCTTACGTGCCGTATGATGTTGTTGAACATCCGTATGCACCTGGTGTTTATGACAAGAAGGCCCCTGCTGGTTATGTGAGAAAGGCAGATGACCCTCAGGTTTCACAGCTGGCCCGGGCGACCTCCACTGAAGTTCGATACACCACGGCTTTCAGCGATGAAAATCCTGCAGCTTGTGTTGTAATGTGATCTTTAGAACATTATGGTATAGGGTGATACGAGATGAAATTTAAAGTATGTTTGAGGTTGTTTGCGTGCAATGTGGTTATGATCGGATGCAGATTGGGGAAGTGGTGCGTTTAGTATTGCTTGTTTTAACACAAATGGTAGAATTCTTTGCTCAAAGTGTGATATTTGTATTTGGTTTGGCTTgcaatgaaatttttgtgatattaaagAACATGGGTCTATCATAATTTGTCTGAGTCAAGATTAGTCGTTATCATGTCGGGCTATAGAGATCAGCTATTCACATATGTTGTACTAAGTTTTGTGAAGAACATGGTCCCTGTAATTTCAAACTCAGCAAACACTGGTGAAGGGAAAAATgatctgaaaaattacaacatcAATCTCATGGTTGAGAAAGAAAGCTAACAGAGCTTTGCGTCTTCCTCGAGTTCTGCTGCTATGCTCTGAAAGTCTGAATGTCCTAGTCTCTGACGCAATTTAGAGAAGTTTGACATTCATGTAAGCCCACCAGCGCCTAACTAAAGAGCTCTAAGCACAGCCAACTGCGGCTTTACAAGATGCTATCACTCAAGAATGAAATGAACAAGAACGGGAATGTAGATTCTGGATATTAAGATGTCTCCATTTGAATAGCGCTTCAACTAACCCTTACGAGCACGTGCACCTGCTGGCAGAACATATGGAAGGGAGATGAAATTTACAGAAACAAAATATGGAAGTTAGACGAGTCTGATAATCAAGTTTGGTTCTTTAGGAATGATATACCAAGTACAAACATCACTGTCTGTCAgattatataacataaagttggAAGAAGGctaaattttctgaaaataacaTTACAATCAACATCTGTTGAATGCAACTCCAATCAGATACTATACAGCGATTTAACCAGTCAAAAATTTCATCGTAAGAACAAAGACCTAAGCAAGTGCATGCATATGTTTATCACCCATCTAAACAAGTAAACAGATCAAGCCATAGAATAGAAAAACCAAAGCCAAACAATAAAGCTGTCATATCCCATACCACAGAAGCTTTGCTTTCATTTCCTTCAGAAAGCGagctaatttaattaagcagaAAATAACTAACCTCTTCTCTTAGTGCCACCGGTAGTCTGGCTGTTAGACGCACAATTAACACTGCCAAATCCACAACCAGGGAGCTGGTTCGAGCCAGAAATTTGATTTCCCAAACATTGAAGATTGTCAAATTCACAATCACCAAGGCCTTGACCATTAAATGCTCCAGTTTCTGATCCAAGGTGAAGGCAATAAAGCTGATCATTGCACTGTACATTACATGAATTCATCACGTAAGTGCTAGGGGGATTAGAATTAGCAATGTTTTGATAGACATATCCACTTTTTGTGGACTTCTGGTAAGGAAAAGATCCGATTTCTGCTTCAATCCTCCCTCTAATGTCCACAAGCAAGCACTTGAGTCGAGCAACCTCAGCCTCCAGTAAAGCCTGACTCTGCAGCCTCTTCATTAGATGCTGGTTCAGAGCCCTCAATCTAACAACTTCATCCTCCAAAGATGCAGCCCTAGCCTTCTTCTTTTCCCGATATTTGCGTACAGCTTCATTATTTCCTGATGGCCGTTTTTTGGCTTTCTTCCCCACCGACTCCGCCGTATCATCACCGGGAGCATGCAATTCACCGGGGGTGGGCATAATTTGGGTATGGACATGAATACAAGTGTGAGTGTGGGATTTATCAGGGCCCGGCGGATTGCAAGCATGGGCATGGGTGCAGGCATGTGTTCGACCAAGAAGGTCAGGGCAGGCCTCTGTCCCACCAAGAGCATCATTGCAGGCTTGCGTTCGAACAAGAAACTCATCTATATCAAACGAGCAACTACTCTGTGCATTCGCCATATCCAAGCACGATAATAGTTCTTCGCTTGGGAACTCAAGCTCCGTATCATACATTTCAATGGCTTATATTCCAAGTAGCCAATAGCTAAATTTAATGGCAGGACGACGAAAACGCAATAACTTCTGTTGTTACTAAGATAAAATTTTCCGACGTTATCTCAGTCACCAACTTCCATTAGTTGCTGTCCTAGTGAAAGAACAAAGACAAATGTCAGCCAGTTCGCAGTGAAACAATAATGAAGTTTGATCCGCCACAACAGCTCAATCATAAGCCACACATTCTCttacaaaccaaaaaaccAAACCCTAGAAACGAGacgaaaatctgccaaagaTATGAACTTTAAGCACAAGTCTCCTAAGGAGTCAATTCCAGTTCGTATCGGACTAACATTTAGAATCCAAATTTCATTCACAGCAGTATCAtgtaattgaaaattgaaatgaagaagacTTACAATCAAGTAGTTACTTCGACCCAGCAATCCGAGTTTCCATAACTAAATCCTGAACCGCAGAACCAAGAGCAGAAACGGAATTGAAGAAATTTGGGCAACATAGAAGGTCCAAAAGCGTTTTAAGGGAGAGAACAAAACAGAAAAGGCGATAAATCAATGGAGGGATGCAGAGCCGCGGTTGATCCAGctttcaagaaaacaaataaaactttGGCGTCCtgcattttgaatttgagGGATTCGGCGATTGATCGTCAACTGGTCAGGAATCAGTTCTTTGTTAAATTACGCAGTATTTCAGCAATGGGAGGAGAGAATaataatgtgtgtgtgtgcgacCACCTCGGAATTCTCTGTGTCTTCCAATCAAGACAAAGAATCCGTAAATATGCATCTTATCCTAATTaacaataatcatattatGACAATCACACGTTAGTTATATCCAAAGACTAcacatttgttttcttgtatatGACTTTTATAGTTTGTATGTTTTTTACTACTTTATCTATATGACAAAGGAAAACACTGTTCCCATCCCACCAAATTCATTTcacttttattgttttaagtTTCCTTTGTCCCTCCCTACATCGCAGTagattactatttatttaaactagaATTTAGCTCACTTCATCCACCTTATAGCCCACTTGCTCAATTAATCCGACAAACTAAATGctctataataattttaatttttttttttatcagatTTATCCTATTTGAATATGTACTCAAAGTAAACGGAACCTTCAGCAcatgtttatttaaaaaatgtgataattGAATGATATAGTTGAAGTGAAATTATATGTGTGATACcattatctaataaaatttaacttatttactttaatttaatgaaagtcttattgaatcaaattcatcTATGGTATTCGCAATCATAAGAATAATATGAATAGTACCAagcttttattataattataaatttcaactttataaaataaacattgaaCTAGTCTATATTGTTAATCCAATACAAATTaatcctataaaataaaaaccaaattatttatcgagccataaaatattttagcataaatacacaGTTATTTGTTTTACAATCAATGcttccaatatatatatataggatttaTATAGTGCATTTCTTTACCCTTAACCAAACCTCATCATCTTATTATTTCTGAATTTGACTCTTTTCGCTGCAAGCCTACAGTATTATATCCCATTTGAGTTGGGGCTTATTTGACAAAGGAACACACACTAACAACTCCTTATGATCACACTGCAAACCACCTCATATCTATTGGGCGCAGCAGGCCTTCTCTTTTGATCAACTGTGCAAGAGACAAAGCTGTCCAAAGGCTTTGCAGAAACTACTCTAAACTTGATGATCTGCTCCATCTTTTCTTTAAGTATTCTTCGACCCAAGGAGGGCTGCTTTGATCAAGGCTGCTGAATGATGTACAGTTGTCATTCACGTCAAGAAACGCAAGACTTAAATGCGATTCTGCGCTTGAATCTGGATAAActtcatcatcattatcatcatgAGTCTCTGAATCATCGTGTTTCCTACATTCCAGTTTTCCTTCCTCTCCATTCAGGATACTTAGTATCTAAAgtaaaaacaagaagaaaataggGAAATGCTACATGATATGTGCAATAAAGACATTGATTTGATCAGGTCAAAGTTCACAAGAACTACGGTACCTGGTTCATTGTGGGACGAGAACGGGCTGCTTGAGTTAGGCAAAGTTTGGCTGCAAGAGCCATTTTGTGCATTTCAGCCTCATCAATACTGCCATCCAAATTTGGATCCAACATGCTCTTCAAGTCGCCGCTTTCTAGTTTTGGTTTTGCCTAAATACATAAATAGCTAATGTGAATTCATTTTTCCACAACTGTTACAGTGGTGCGAGAGTTTTGAGGTAGATGTATTTGTTCTTACCCACATGACTAAGCTTTCTTGACCTTTTGTAGTTTCCAGACCAATTGGTTTCCTCCCTGATAGAAGTTCTAGTAGAACTACTCCAAAAGCGTATACATCAATCTTGTCGCTGATTTTACCATACATAAAGTACTCAGGAGCAAGATAGCCAAATGTTCCAACAACATCAGTGTCCATCAGGAAAGACGCCGTCGTAGGTCCCCATATTGCCAGGCCAAAGTCACATAACTGTTGATGAAAGTATGGAAATAAGTTATTAACCATGTTGTCTTATGTGAGAAAGAAGACGATGGACTACCTGTGGTTCTAAATTTTCAGTTGGTAGAATATTCGAAGACTTGACATCTCTATGAATGACGGGCTTTGGGCATTCGTTGTGCAGGTAATTTAGTGCTTCAGCAACCCCAACAGCAATTTGAAATCTTTCTTCCCACGGCAACACAGATTTTTCCTTACTGTTGCCTGCTCCAACATAACTCTTACATCAGCTGATATTTGAACATTAGCTAATAGAAGAATCCTCACTGTTATTCAACTTACTGCATAGATTCTCTTCCAAATTCCCTTTAGACAGAAAGTCATAAGCCGATAAGAGCATATTGTCTTTTATGCAAATTCCAAGCAAAGGTGTGATCCTTTTGTGCTTCACTGTCGTCATTATATCGACCTCCCGCATGAAATCCTTCCATGCCTCTTTTGACGATTCCAAGATCTTCACAGCCACTGGTTTTCCTTCAGGAAGGATTCCCTTGTATACAGAATTGCACCCTCCCTTTCCAATAAGATTTCCTGTGAAAAGTTAAATTAGTTCAAAGGGATTCAGATAAGGGAAAGGAAACTTTCTTCAGGCAGCGTTATTTAAGGTAAGAACCTGAGGAGAACTCAGAAGTGGATTTTCTTAGGACATCATGGCTGAACACATCACAAACTGCCTGATTTTTCTTCAGTATAAGCTCCAAATTTTTCTGCAGCTCTTTCTGACTTGCTAActctccattttctctttcCAGAGAATCCTCGGCCTTACGTGTGGCAGCGTCAGATTCAGAAACTTCAGACAATGAACGACGGGGTAAGCTCATTACCCACTGCACGACCGACatttttcttgcttcttttgctttttgagTTGTTAAACTAGGTGTCTGAAGTAGAGGCCAACCAGGTCTCTGCTCTGTAAAATCTTCCACGGGAAGCGGAATTAAACTCAGAGAACCTCTCTTGTGTCTTCCAACAGGGCTCAAAACATCGTTTCTTGAAGTCATGATGCTGTCTCTTCCATCAAAACTGTACCTTCTTGTTTCTGATATCTCTGATTCTCCAAACTCAGACTGATTATCTTTGAACATAGAGTTGTCGGCTAAACAAAAACCAGGCTCCGGAGTTTTTCCAGGTCCTGGCATCAACAGAAAGTTTTCTTTAGAAACCAAACCGAACCATATGGTTCTAAGTAACAGCATATTCCAGAATGAACACTACACCTTCAAATTGTATTTTGGAACACCTGCTGAAGATAACCTTTCCGTTGTAAATCGACATAACGTCAGTAGTTGGAGGCAATCTCTGTATGCAATACTTAGCAACTGAAGCCCAGCCCCTGAAGATAAACTTCTGTCATGAAATAGAATCTACATAAAACCACAAACAATAGCAAATAAGTATTTGTAGCTTTACTTACTCGAAGGCACTATGCTTAGTTATCCCCACTATAACAGCTGATGCAGAACGTTTCTTTGCCTCTCTCACCACAACTTTTCTCAGTGAATTTCCTTTGAAGACTTCTCCACTAAGAGTAACCTGAACCGACCACCCccgaaaagaaaaacaaaagaaggcAACAAATTTAACTTGTAAATCTTCTGCCCCTTAGCTTTATCATCCGCTGCAAGtgataaaaacaaagaatGTTCTGCATAAGAAAATACCTGCTGTTGTTCACACAGGCCTTGATAGTCTTCCAAGAAACCATCCAACAATGCTCTCTCATTTGATGCACAACCTGCAAccaagaattttgaatttcatgaGACAACATTTTACTCAGACAAATCCCATTTCCAACTCAAATAAAGAGTTCAACATAAACAAGTATGTGGATGAAACAAGAAGATCGGTATACCGGAATTTCGACAAACATGAATAGCTACAACTTCATCTCCTGGACAAGCTACTTTCATCAATGCCCAATACAGCAACTCTTGAGCATGGCCATCAAATCTTATTCCCACAACCACATTCTTCTTCCCCAAATTAGACATCTCAACTGTCATTTTCCCTTCGATTTCTTGATTAATGCCCGCTAGCAGCACATCCTTAGGCTCTCTTTACGTGCATTTTGACGACACTTGTTCTGAGCATCACAGCCAAAAATTCAAACCAGAAACATTGAATACGTAAGTCCCTCTTTGAATGTGACATTCTCCAGCCAACAGGGTAAATGTTTACTGCTTTTGAAGAAAAGAGGGACTGAATTATTGAACAGAACCTGCgcttcatttaaatttataatcatcAACTTATAATcagaaaaatccaaaaactTCCAGTTCTAAAGCATCCCGCTACATGAGAAAACTAGTCCATAAAAGCTACCAGCAAGAACAGCAGGAACTGTGGGTGACATGGACttcaaaatctataaaaattgatttttttttttcacaaaaactAAGGACCTGATAACAAAAGCGCACCTAAAGTTCttgaattagtatttttcttaGTTCAAAGCcatgaagaatttaaaattaagaaaaatgcGGTGAAGACTGATAGCAAACATTAACACTAAACAACAGATATCTTACTTAAAAAGATTGATCCATTATTATTCTTGCTCGAGAAGCTGAAGAGTAAATAAAGAAACTTTTGAATGAACAGTATAGAaatgatgagagagaaaggtTGGAATTGCATGGAGAATCGTCGGTGAGTGTGAGAGGGAAATCCCGCTCaaaatggattattaattaatgcattctcgctaatttaaaatagggtaattaataatctaataataatttgtgagAAGCTCTAGCTCCTCCCTCCGGGTATCCGGTCACTGGATGACGACCGACAAAAGAAGCGGAGAACTCTCCAACAGCTCTTGGAGGTTCGCGGCTGCCGCAACGGCACACTAACGGCGTCATTAGGAAAGTAAATGTAATTCCagcttaataaaataatgggaGCAATGTGATTGACTAAAATACCACTAATTACTCTACATTGACGGTACAGTCCCCACTCCCACTCCCACTCCCAGGAGGGATGTTGGGTGGGACACTTTGGATTTCACAGAATCAAAGTGGCCCCTTTAAAAACATTACttaaacaacaaattaaataatttgatttcgTAAGTGacaaaatttgtattattttctatttatgacAACGTACAACTGAGCAGACAGACGTGTTAAGgaaaaacttataataatttagtatctGTTACAAGAGTCAGATAATGTTATTACCTTCATAACAAATATCATTAGGCTTGACAATTAGGTCAATGACTACTCATTGAAGGAAACTTATAATAAtgtttgttttgtaattaattgcGTTTGGACTGAAAACATTTGAAGAAGCCAACATATTTACTAGATTCGTTGAGACGTCATTTTCCCTGACGACAATGCATGAACGCAGGCTATGGACAGAAGATTCACTTCACCCACCGACGACCATGTATTTCATAGGCCGCATTCCCACGGCCACGTACGTGTTTGAGATTTTCTTTCCACTCTCAACACACAATTCAATCTTAAATAGAATTAGTGTGAGTTGGTGGGTATAATCATAATCATCGTCAGCCAGCTTGATTAGCC comes from Sesamum indicum cultivar Zhongzhi No. 13 linkage group LG10, S_indicum_v1.0, whole genome shotgun sequence and encodes:
- the LOC105173034 gene encoding heavy metal-associated isoprenylated plant protein 26-like, with protein sequence MGALDHLSNIFDCSSGHSKLKKRKQLQTVEIKIKIDCEGCERKVRRSVEGMKGVTSVDVSAKQNKLTVTGYVDPEKVVARVAHRTGKKAELWPYVPYDVVEHPYAPGVYDKKAPAGYVRKADDPQVSQLARATSTEVRYTTAFSDENPAACVVM
- the LOC105173033 gene encoding basic leucine zipper 19 isoform X1 — encoded protein: MYDTELEFPSEELLSCLDMANAQSSCSFDIDEFLVRTQACNDALGGTEACPDLLGRTHACTHAHACNPPGPDKSHTHTCIHVHTQIMPTPGELHAPGDDTAESVGKKAKKRPSGNNEAVRKYREKKKARAASLEDEVVRLRALNQHLMKRLQSQALLEAEVARLKCLLVDIRGRIEAEIGSFPYQKSTKSGYVYQNIANSNPPSTYVMNSCNVQCNDQLYCLHLGSETGAFNGQGLGDCEFDNLQCLGNQISGSNQLPGCGFGSVNCASNSQTTGGTKRRAGARARKG
- the LOC105173033 gene encoding basic leucine zipper 19 isoform X2 gives rise to the protein MYDTELEFPSEELLSCLDMANAQSSCSFDIDEFLVRTQACNDALGGTEACPDLLGRTHACTHAHACNPPGPDKSHTHTCIHVHTQIMPTPGELHAPGDDTAESVGKKAKKRPSGNNEAVRKYREKKKARAASLEDEVVRLRALNQHLMKRLQSQALLEAEVARLKCLLVDIRGRIEAEIGSFPYQKSTKSGYVYQNIANSNPPSTYVMNSCNVQCNDQLYCLHLGSETGAFNGQGLGDCEFDNLQCLGNQISGSNQLPGCGFGSVNCASNSQTTGGTKRRGARARKG
- the LOC105173035 gene encoding probable receptor-like serine/threonine-protein kinase At5g57670; translation: MTVEMSNLGKKNVVVGIRFDGHAQELLYWALMKVACPGDEVVAIHVCRNSGCASNERALLDGFLEDYQGLCEQQQVTLSGEVFKGNSLRKVVVREAKKRSASAVIVGITKHSAFEGWASVAKYCIQRLPPTTDVMSIYNGKVIFSRCSKIQFEGPGKTPEPGFCLADNSMFKDNQSEFGESEISETRRYSFDGRDSIMTSRNDVLSPVGRHKRGSLSLIPLPVEDFTEQRPGWPLLQTPSLTTQKAKEARKMSVVQWVMSLPRRSLSEVSESDAATRKAEDSLERENGELASQKELQKNLELILKKNQAVCDVFSHDVLRKSTSEFSSGNLIGKGGCNSVYKGILPEGKPVAVKILESSKEAWKDFMREVDIMTTVKHKRITPLLGICIKDNMLLSAYDFLSKGNLEENLCSNSKEKSVLPWEERFQIAVGVAEALNYLHNECPKPVIHRDVKSSNILPTENLEPQLCDFGLAIWGPTTASFLMDTDVVGTFGYLAPEYFMYGKISDKIDVYAFGVVLLELLSGRKPIGLETTKGQESLVMWAKPKLESGDLKSMLDPNLDGSIDEAEMHKMALAAKLCLTQAARSRPTMNQILSILNGEEGKLECRKHDDSETHDDNDDEVYPDSSAESHLSLAFLDVNDNCTSFSSLDQSSPPWVEEYLKKRWSRSSSLE